The following are from one region of the Mixophyes fleayi isolate aMixFle1 chromosome 7, aMixFle1.hap1, whole genome shotgun sequence genome:
- the TMBIM1 gene encoding protein lifeguard 3 produces the protein MIGIHSIIPAGITNQAAIHPAVIPSQAATRPAVILSRVVTRPPYGQPGGFFPQPGGFPPPGGYAPAGGHPEPGHNEPPKPVMPMLPSVPFRADDPSMYNTTDGGEFGSFDDKAVRHAFIRRVYAIISVQLLVTVAIIAIFTFVVPVKNFVRGNPAVYYASYAVFFVTYMVLACCQGPRRRFPWNIILLSVFTLAMSFMTGTMASFYSTPAVLICIGITAIVSIAVTVFCFQTKVDFTSCGGLFAVLGIVFFITGIVTAIVLSFKYIYWLHMLYAGIGAVLFTLFLAYDTQLVIGNRKNAISPEEYIYGAMQIYTDIIYIFINLLQIVGSRT, from the exons ATGATCGGGATCCACTCAATTATCCCGGCGGGTATAACCAACCAGGCGGCTATCCACCCAGCGGTTATCCCGAGCCAGGCGGCTACCCGCCCAGCGGTTATCCTCAGCCGGGTGGTTACCCGCCCCCCCTACGGGCAGCCAGGTGGATTCTTCCCACAGCCAGGCGGATTTCCTCCCCCTGGAGGGTACGCTCCGGCCGGGGGCCACCCAGAACCCGGACATAATGAGCCCCCGAAACCGGTGATGCCAATGCTGCCGAGTGTCCCGTTCCGTGCAG ATGATCCATCCATGTACAACACAACCGATGGAGGAGAATTTGGTTCATTTGATGATAAAGCCGTTCGTCACGCGTTCATCCGCAGG GTTTACGCCATCATATCCGTCCAGTTACTGGTCACTGTCGCCATCATCGCGATCTTCACCTTTGT GGTCCCAGTGAAAAATTTTGTGAGGGGTAATCCGGCTGTGTACTACGCCTCATA TGCCGTGTTCTTTGTCACATATATGGTCCTCGCTTGTTGTCAGGGCCCCAG GAGACGTTTCCCATGGAATATCATTCTTCTGAGTGTGTTT ACTCTGGCCATGTCCTTTATGACTGGAACAATGGCAAG TTTTTACAGCACACCAGCCGTACTGATCTGCATTGGAATCACAGCCATCGTCAGCATCGCAGTGACGGTCTTCTGCTTTCAGACAAAG GTCGACTTCACCTCTTGCGGAGGACTTTTTGCTGTTTTAGGGATTGTCTTCTTCATTACAGGCATAGTGACGGCCATCGTCCTGTCATTTAAATAT ATCTACTGGTTGCACATGCTGTATGCTGGTATCGGGGCTGTGCTCTTCACTCTG TTCCTGGCGTACGACACTCAGCTGGTGATCGGAAACCGTAAAAACGCCATCAGCCCGGAGGAATATATCTATGGCGCCATGCAGATATACACTGACATTATCTATATCTTCATTAATCTGCTGCAGATTGTGGGTAGCAGGACGTAG